The following coding sequences are from one uncultured Desulfobacter sp. window:
- the aroC gene encoding chorismate synthase, with translation MSSSFGKLFRVSTFGESHCSGVGVVVDGCLPGMALTEPDIQCQLDRRRPGQSAVSTDRQESDQVTIQSGTELGLTLGTPISLFVPNKDHRPGDYKSMADIPRPSHADFTYQSKYGIRASSGGGRSSARETIGRVCAGAIAEKMLKAAQGINIVAWVSQVGEIKAPETDGLNLTRDMVDTSMIRCPDADAAKAMEAVVLKAKEEKDSIGGVVSCVCTNVPAGLGEPIFDKLEALLAHAMLSIPATKGFEIGSGFAGARMRGSAHNDPFVKKEGRLGTTTNFSGGIQGGISNGEPIIFKVAFKPPATIGLAQETVDIKGRQATLEAKGRHDPCVVARAVPIVESMAALVLADVMLQQQARAAGMALVNGK, from the coding sequence ATGTCAAGTTCATTTGGAAAATTGTTTCGTGTATCAACATTTGGTGAATCCCATTGCTCCGGGGTCGGGGTGGTTGTGGACGGGTGTCTGCCCGGCATGGCGTTGACGGAACCCGACATTCAGTGCCAGCTCGACCGCAGGCGTCCGGGGCAAAGCGCCGTGTCAACGGACAGGCAGGAGTCGGACCAGGTGACCATCCAGTCCGGTACAGAACTGGGTCTTACCCTTGGCACGCCCATCAGCCTGTTTGTACCCAATAAAGACCATCGCCCCGGCGATTATAAATCCATGGCAGATATTCCAAGACCCTCCCATGCGGATTTCACCTATCAATCCAAATACGGTATCCGGGCCTCTTCGGGCGGCGGCCGCTCTTCTGCCCGGGAGACCATTGGCAGGGTCTGTGCCGGTGCCATTGCCGAAAAAATGCTCAAGGCCGCGCAGGGTATTAATATTGTGGCCTGGGTCAGCCAGGTGGGGGAAATTAAAGCGCCCGAAACCGACGGGTTAAATCTTACCCGGGACATGGTGGATACGAGCATGATCCGCTGTCCGGATGCGGATGCGGCAAAAGCCATGGAGGCCGTTGTACTGAAGGCCAAAGAAGAGAAGGACTCCATTGGCGGCGTGGTCTCATGTGTCTGCACCAATGTACCCGCAGGCCTTGGAGAACCGATCTTTGACAAACTTGAGGCACTTTTGGCTCACGCCATGCTCTCCATCCCCGCCACCAAGGGATTTGAAATCGGTTCTGGATTTGCCGGGGCCCGGATGCGCGGTTCCGCGCACAATGATCCCTTTGTGAAAAAAGAGGGACGGCTTGGCACTACAACCAATTTCAGCGGCGGCATCCAGGGTGGGATATCCAACGGGGAGCCCATTATATTCAAAGTTGCGTTTAAACCCCCTGCCACCATCGGACTTGCCCAGGAAACCGTGGATATTAAGGGCCGGCAGGCCACACTTGAGGCCAAGGGGCGGCATGATCCATGTGTAGTGGCCAGGGCGGTCCCCATTGTGGAGAGCATGGCAGCCCTTGTACTGGCCGATGTCATGCTGCAGCAGCAGGCCAGGGCAGCCGGCATGGCCCTCGTGAACGGGAAATAA
- the proC gene encoding pyrroline-5-carboxylate reductase, with product MLQDKKIGFIGCGNMGEALVSGLVLSKAAKPGNIICSDIFPETRNAVQEKYGVLTTSDNIEVCEKSEIIIYATKPQILGSVLKETAPALDKSKLVISIAAGVPLAAIAAGLQKELRLIRSMPNICAFVKESATAVCAGEFVQEGDVEMARAVFDSVGKTVFIQENVLMDAFTGLSGSGPAYIFTIVDAMADAGVKMGLSRKDSLFLSTQTVLGAAQLLLESGEHPGQLKDRVASPGGTAIAGIHTLEQGGLRTTLINAVESATKRSRELGDMMVKDFIKNAEN from the coding sequence ATGCTTCAGGATAAAAAAATTGGTTTCATTGGTTGCGGCAACATGGGGGAGGCCCTGGTCAGCGGACTTGTGCTGTCCAAGGCCGCCAAACCCGGAAATATCATCTGCTCGGATATTTTCCCCGAGACGCGCAATGCAGTTCAGGAAAAATACGGGGTGTTAACCACATCCGACAATATTGAAGTGTGTGAAAAATCAGAAATTATCATCTATGCCACCAAACCACAGATCCTGGGTTCCGTACTCAAAGAGACGGCACCGGCCCTGGATAAATCCAAGCTTGTGATCTCCATTGCTGCTGGTGTGCCCTTGGCCGCCATTGCCGCAGGGCTTCAAAAGGAGCTGCGCCTGATCCGGTCCATGCCAAATATCTGCGCATTTGTAAAAGAGAGCGCCACGGCGGTGTGTGCAGGGGAATTTGTCCAGGAAGGTGATGTGGAGATGGCCCGGGCGGTTTTTGATTCTGTGGGGAAAACCGTATTTATCCAGGAAAACGTGCTTATGGATGCGTTCACCGGATTAAGCGGCTCAGGGCCTGCATATATTTTTACCATTGTGGATGCCATGGCGGATGCCGGCGTAAAAATGGGGCTGTCCAGAAAAGACTCCCTGTTTTTATCCACCCAGACCGTCTTGGGTGCAGCCCAGCTGCTTCTTGAAAGCGGGGAGCATCCCGGACAGCTCAAAGACCGTGTGGCTTCTCCTGGGGGGACCGCCATTGCCGGTATTCATACCCTGGAGCAGGGCGGGCTTCGTACAACATTGATCAATGCCGTTGAATCGGCGACCAAACGGTCCAGGGAACTGGGCGACATGATGGTAAAAGATTTTATCAAAAACGCAGAAAATTAA
- a CDS encoding rubredoxin, whose product MSDPKDMYQCQVTNCGFIYDPDRGDRKGKIKKGTKFEDLPEEWRCPICGASPKSFKCLG is encoded by the coding sequence ATGTCAGATCCAAAGGATATGTATCAATGTCAGGTGACCAATTGCGGATTCATTTATGATCCGGACAGGGGTGATCGCAAAGGGAAAATTAAAAAAGGAACGAAGTTTGAGGATCTGCCCGAAGAGTGGCGCTGTCCGATCTGCGGCGCCAGTCCGAAAAGTTTTAAGTGCCTGGGCTAA
- a CDS encoding DVU0772 family protein — MRLKDIKKDYNLINSVDWEMTPEEAIALHLEWGPLRSQSYYNSRDNNNETVYFVINTWKKNPILTLVRRKGFDSEELGSFDLPKDVVSEFMQGIGKYKGVYAVEGKVKDWLKKELDA; from the coding sequence ATGAGACTCAAAGACATAAAAAAAGACTACAATCTAATTAATTCCGTCGATTGGGAGATGACCCCTGAAGAAGCCATTGCCCTGCATCTTGAATGGGGGCCGCTACGTTCCCAGAGTTACTACAATTCCAGGGACAACAACAATGAAACCGTCTATTTTGTTATCAACACCTGGAAGAAAAACCCCATTTTGACCCTTGTGAGAAGAAAGGGGTTTGATTCCGAAGAGCTCGGCAGTTTTGATCTGCCCAAGGATGTTGTCTCGGAATTTATGCAGGGCATCGGCAAGTACAAAGGCGTATATGCAGTGGAAGGTAAAGTCAAAGATTGGCTCAAAAAGGAACTTGATGCCTAA
- a CDS encoding sigma 54-interacting transcriptional regulator: MKDVTDFLPEELAFFKCVHNAGAANPFGRERVLREAELAGVSPDSPREIRLPKAYQAVRHRLAQLEKRGKINLSACKGETRYFLRSVLLFHFFHQFRKQIDTLITRQLENAEESLEAHFAPKALKRLRDWGFGIEESRRFIGLAYQFRRAYYFIFRHLVGRSRCMQELRRDLWQNVFTHDIVMYDQYLWNRMENFSTLLFGETGTGKGTAALAMGRSGFIPFDETENRFTHNFINTFTTLNISEFPETIIESELFGHVRGAFTGAVKDHKGVFSRCSPNGSILLDEIGELSTHVQIKLLNVLQERVYSPVGSDEKHRFHGRIIAATNRSIREIREKKIFRDDFYYRLCSDIITVPPLHKRIAQDPEELSDLLVHTVTRIVGQPSPEIVSRVLGYIESSLTLSYPWPGNVRELEQCVRRVVLRNAYEMNDAQRSAAKTDSLTRQIQDGRLSAQDLLAHYCGSLYEKHGTYEAVSRIAGLDRRTVKKYIDSQNQT, encoded by the coding sequence ATGAAAGACGTAACCGATTTTTTGCCCGAAGAACTTGCCTTTTTTAAATGCGTTCACAACGCCGGTGCGGCCAATCCATTCGGCAGGGAGCGGGTGCTCCGGGAAGCTGAACTTGCCGGTGTTTCTCCCGACAGTCCCAGAGAAATCCGGCTGCCCAAGGCGTACCAGGCCGTGAGGCATCGGCTGGCCCAACTGGAAAAACGCGGCAAAATCAATCTGAGTGCCTGTAAGGGAGAGACCCGGTATTTTTTACGGTCGGTCCTGCTGTTTCACTTTTTTCATCAGTTTAGAAAACAGATCGACACCCTGATCACCCGCCAGCTTGAGAATGCCGAAGAGTCCCTGGAAGCCCATTTTGCCCCAAAAGCTCTGAAGCGTTTACGCGACTGGGGCTTCGGTATTGAAGAGAGCCGGCGTTTCATTGGCCTGGCCTATCAGTTTCGACGGGCTTATTATTTTATTTTCCGACACCTGGTAGGTCGCAGCCGCTGCATGCAAGAACTTCGGCGGGATCTGTGGCAGAACGTATTCACCCACGACATCGTTATGTATGACCAGTATCTATGGAACCGCATGGAAAATTTTTCCACCCTGCTGTTCGGTGAAACCGGTACTGGCAAAGGGACTGCAGCCCTTGCCATGGGGCGGTCGGGCTTTATCCCCTTTGATGAAACCGAAAACAGATTCACCCATAATTTTATAAATACCTTTACCACACTCAATATCAGTGAATTTCCTGAAACCATCATCGAATCCGAATTATTCGGCCATGTGCGCGGCGCATTTACAGGGGCGGTCAAAGACCATAAAGGGGTATTCAGCCGATGCAGTCCCAACGGCTCCATTCTTTTAGATGAAATCGGCGAGTTATCCACCCATGTTCAGATCAAACTGCTCAATGTGCTTCAGGAGCGCGTCTATTCACCTGTGGGAAGTGATGAAAAACACAGGTTTCACGGCAGGATCATTGCGGCCACCAACCGCAGCATCCGGGAGATCCGGGAAAAGAAAATATTCAGGGATGATTTTTACTATCGCCTGTGTTCCGACATCATCACAGTGCCGCCCCTGCACAAAAGGATTGCCCAGGATCCTGAAGAGCTTTCGGATCTCCTGGTACACACGGTGACCCGTATTGTCGGCCAGCCCTCCCCGGAAATTGTCTCCCGGGTCCTGGGTTATATTGAATCCAGCCTGACCCTTTCATACCCATGGCCGGGTAATGTGCGCGAACTGGAACAATGTGTCAGGCGTGTGGTGCTGCGCAACGCCTATGAGATGAATGATGCCCAAAGGTCCGCAGCCAAAACAGATTCATTAACCCGGCAGATTCAAGACGGCCGGCTCAGCGCCCAGGACCTGCTCGCCCACTATTGCGGCAGCCTGTATGAAAAGCACGGCACCTATGAGGCTGTTTCGCGTATTGCCGGACTGGACCGGCGGACAGTTAAGAAGTATATTGATTCACAGAATCAGACATAA